The Methanothrix soehngenii GP6 genome has a window encoding:
- a CDS encoding HPr kinase/phosphorylase: MAYDVIHISMEMKEELVDRYTSQVLYEIKSEIYGCCIKLLTGIPSIKDAWEESFYSASQSIRSHGRLYVIRDQDVGENQVLYNPQSRTAFLINMDYYGWVKSLALSVAGDILEDYHNIYSVHGACLDMRGQGICILGGSGAGKTTHTYGLLRNPRMRVVSDDWFFGRIFGDDVLAYGSEKNFYIRADLAEIWKEFAGLVDKASFDSKGRAVVDLRQAIGKGRIMPLTTIEKVILLKRDPEQEEIVLPLEGDQALAILEENGYYNPHLLVHNEFKANRRSRFFRTLFLHSRVIEVNTTGTPEETQRRILEILEEK, translated from the coding sequence ATGGCATACGATGTTATTCACATATCCATGGAGATGAAGGAGGAGCTGGTTGATCGATACACCAGCCAGGTGCTCTATGAGATAAAATCGGAGATATATGGATGCTGCATCAAGCTTTTGACCGGCATCCCATCGATCAAGGACGCCTGGGAGGAGAGCTTCTATTCGGCATCGCAGAGCATTCGCTCCCACGGCCGGCTTTATGTGATCAGGGATCAGGATGTGGGAGAGAATCAGGTCCTGTACAACCCCCAATCCAGAACGGCATTTCTGATCAACATGGACTATTACGGCTGGGTCAAGTCCCTGGCCCTGAGCGTGGCGGGAGATATCCTGGAGGATTATCACAACATCTATTCTGTTCATGGAGCCTGCCTGGATATGAGGGGTCAGGGGATATGCATATTAGGTGGATCGGGTGCGGGCAAGACCACCCATACCTACGGCCTGCTGCGCAACCCGCGGATGCGAGTGGTCTCTGACGACTGGTTCTTCGGAAGGATATTCGGTGATGATGTCTTAGCATATGGCTCAGAGAAGAACTTCTATATCCGGGCTGATCTGGCTGAGATCTGGAAGGAGTTTGCCGGTCTGGTTGATAAGGCGTCCTTTGATTCCAAGGGGCGAGCAGTGGTGGACCTCCGCCAGGCCATAGGAAAGGGGCGCATAATGCCCCTGACAACCATTGAGAAGGTGATCTTACTCAAGCGAGACCCTGAACAGGAGGAGATCGTACTCCCCTTGGAGGGGGATCAGGCTCTGGCTATTCTGGAGGAGAATGGCTACTATAATCCTCATCTTCTAGTGCATAACGAATTCAAGGCCAATCGGCGCAGCCGCTTTTTCCGGACGCTCTTTCTCCACTCAAGGGTGATTGAGGTGAACACCACCGGCACCCCCGAGGAGACTCAGAGAAGGATATTGGAGATCTTAGAGGAGAAATGA